The Brassica napus cultivar Da-Ae unplaced genomic scaffold, Da-Ae ScsIHWf_228;HRSCAF=393, whole genome shotgun sequence genome window below encodes:
- the LOC125600525 gene encoding potassium transporter 11-like, whose protein sequence is MQTPYIPIFSFYCSLPSLFSQSGKKSELYELKKMAARVEAATMGGGEIDEESDERGSMWDLDQKLDQSMDEEAGRLRNMYKEKKFSALLLLQLSFQSLGVVYGDLGTSPLYVFYNTFPHGIKDPEDIIGALSLIIYSLTLIPLLKYVFVVCKANDNGQGGTFALYSLLCRHAKVKTIRNQHRTDEELTTYSRSTFHEHSFAAKTKRWLEDRTSRKTALLVLVLVGTCMVIGDGILTPAISVLSAAGGLRVNLPHISNGVVVLVAVVILVSLFSVQHYGTDRVGWLFAPIVFLWFLSIASIGMYNIWKHDTTVLKAFSPVYIYRYFKRGGIDRWTSLGGIMLSITGIEALFADLSHFPVSAVQIAFTAIVFPCLLLAYSGQAAYIRNHPHHVADAFYRSIPGSVYWPMFIIATAAAIVASQATISATFSLIKQALAHGCFPRVKVVHTSRKFLGQIYVPDINWILMILCIAVTAGFKNQSQIGNAYGTAVVIVMLVTTLLMTLIMILVWRCHWVLVLVFTVLSLVVECTYFSAMLFKVDQGGWVPLVIAAAFLLIMSVWHYGTLKRYEFEMHSRVSMAWILGLGPSLGLVRVPGVGLVYTELASGVPHIFSHFITNLPAIHSVVVFVCVKNLPVYTVPEEERFLVKRIGPKNFHMFRCVARYGYGDLHKKDDDFEKRLFESLFLFIRLESMMEGGCSDSDDYSICGSQNHFKEKNENVATFDTFDSIESITPVKRVSHTVTASSQMSGGVDELEFINRCRDAGVVHIMGNTVVRARRQARFYKKIAIDYVYAFLRKICREHSVIFNVPQESLLNVGQIFYV, encoded by the exons ATGCAAACACCTTACATACC GATCTTCTCCTTTTACTGTTCACTCCCATCTCTTTTTTCTCAATCTGGCAAGAA ATCTGAGCTTtatgagttaaaaaaaatggCGGCAAGAGTAGAAGCAGCAACAATGGGTGGTGGTGAGATTGATGAAGAGAGTGATGAGAGAGGTAGCATGTGGGATTTGGACCAGAAGCTTGATCAATCTATGGATGAAGAAGCTGGTCGGCTTAGGAACATGTACAAAGAAAAg AAATTCTCTGCTCTTCTGCTTCTGCAGCTTTCGTTTCAGAGCCTTGGTGTTGTCTATGGAGATTTAGGGACTTCTCCTCTCTATGTTTTCTACAATACATTCCCTCATGGGATCAAAGATCCTGAAGACATCATTGGAGCTCTATCTCTCATTATCTATTCACTCACACTCATCCCTCTCCTCAAATACGTTTTCGTTGTATGTAAAGCCAATGACAATGGTCAAG GTGGAACCTTTGCTCTCTATTCATTACTATGTAGACACGCCAAGGTGAAAACGATAAGGAACCAGCACCGTACCGATGAAGAGCTTACTACTTACAGCCGGTCTACCTTTCATGAGCATTCCTTTGCTGCCAAAACCAAAAGGTGGTTAGAAGACAGGACATCTAGGAAAACAGCTCTTCTTGTTTTGGTTCTTGTTGGTACTTGCATGGTCATTGGTGATGGTATCCTTACTCCAGCCATTTCTG TTCTGTCAGCTGCAGGAGGGCTAAGAGTAAACCTTCCTCATATAAGCAATG gtgttgttgttcttgttgcGGTTGTGATACTAGTCAGCTTGTTCAGTGTACAGCATTACGGAACAGACCGTGTTGGTTGGCTTTTCGCTCCCATTGTCTTTCTCTGGTTTCTCTCCATCGCAAGTATCGGTATGTACAACATCTGGAAACATGATACCACCGTCTTGAAAGCTTTCTCCCCTGTGTATATCTACCGTTATTTCAAAAGAGGAGGTATAGATCGCTGGACATCCCTTGGAGGCATCATGCTTAGTATAACAG GGATTGAAGCACTCTTCGCTGACCTATCTCACTTTCCTGTTTCCGCTGTTCAAATCGCTTTCACTGCCATTGTCTTTCCTTGCCTTCTCTTGGCTTATAGTGGACAAGCTGCCTACATTAGAAACCACCCTCATCACGTGGCTGATGCGTTTTACCGTTCCATTCCAG GAAGTGTGTATTGGCCAATGTTCATTATTGCAACTGCTGCAGCCATTGTTGCAAGCCAAGCCACGATCTCAGCCACGTTCTCTTTGATCAAGCAAGCTCTAGCACACGGTTGTTTCCCTAGGGTTAAAGTAGTCCACACTTCTAGAAAGTTTCTTGGTCAGATCTACGTTCCGGACATCAACTGGATCTTGATGATCCTCTGCATCGCCGTCACGGCTGGATTCAAGAACCAGAGTCAGATAGGTAACGCTTACGGAACAGCAGTTGTGATCGTCATGCTTGTCACAACTCTGCTTATGACATTGATCATGATCCTAGTGTGGCGTTGCCAttgggttcttgttcttgtgtTCACCGTCCTCTCGCTTGTGGTTGAATGCACTTACTTCTCAGCCATGCTATTCAAAGTGGACCAAGGAGGTTGGGTTCCGCTTGTTATCGCTGCAGCGTTTCTCCTCATCATGTCGGTATGGCATTACGGAACTTTGAAGAGGTATGAGTTTGAGATGCATAGTAGAGTCTCAATGGCTTGGATTCTTGGACTTGGGCCTAGCCTTGGGCTTGTTCGTGTTCCTGGTGTTGGGCTTGTCTACACTGAGCTAGCTAGTGGAGTCCCTCACATCTTCTCTCACTTCATTACAAACCTACCGGCTATTCACTCTGTTGTGGTGTTTGTATGCGTCAAGAACCTTCCGGTTTACACTGTTCCCGAGGAAGAACGGTTCCTTGTTAAAAGGATTGGTCCTAAAAACTTCCACATGTTCCGTTGCGTTGCAAG GTATGGATATGGAGACTTGCACAAGAAAGACGATGACTTCGAAAAACGTCTCTTCGAGAGCCTCTTCTTGTTCATACGACTTGAGTCCATGATGGAAGGAGGCTGTTCTGATTCAGATGACTACAGCATATGTGGAAGCCAGAATCATTTCAAAGAAAAGAACGAGAATGTTGCAACCTTTGATACGTTTGACTCTATAGAGTCCATAACGCCGGTGAAACGGGTGAGCCACACGGTGACGGCGTCGAGCCAGATGAGCGGTGGAGTGGATGAGCTGGAGTTTATAAATAGGTGTAGAGATGCGGGAGTGGTGCATATAATGGGGAACACGGTGGTTAGAGCGAGGAGGCAAGCGAGGTTCTACAAGAAGATAGCTATTGATTATGTGTATGCGTTTTTGAGGAAGATTTGTAGAGAACATAGTGTTATCTTCAATGTTCCTCAGGAGAGCCTTCTGAATGTTGGTCAGATCTTCTATGTATAA